The Eleginops maclovinus isolate JMC-PN-2008 ecotype Puerto Natales chromosome 6, JC_Emac_rtc_rv5, whole genome shotgun sequence DNA segment TTTTGTCCAAATGTTAAaccattttctctttgtgtaGACTACACATTTTAACAATTAGAGGATATAAGAATCACTTTAGGGCTCGATAAAGGATCAATTAGAATAATaaaggtttttcaaaataatgttattcattttaatgtgaatGCTCTGTCCAATCCACAATCCAGGAGTATGTCCtttagagtggtgcaggaatgagttctaAAACTTGAAAATCACTCCTAacacttctggttcccttgtccaaaagaaagaaatcagcGGTTGCAAACATGTGGGAAAATGACtctactaaacgtcatcacgccgaacattagccgcctgttagcttagcattggtaATCTACAgccgttagctttttacttgtgacactttaaaaatcccaaagtgGTGTTGTAGAGATTAActtgctgaacaaaatgtgtaaataccGAAATATTCAATTCATTGCAAagatcccattgctttttgtcgagggagccttTGCGATGCTAACCTCAGTGTCGGCCTTCagaaatatgtcatcactgcaccacgCCATAAGCATTCAGTGAGTTCaaatctgacctctgaccttcccCCCTGTAGACGGCCTGATGTCTTACAGCATTCCAGAGGGACACCAAATGATCTACAGAGGCCTCGATGTGTACTTCAATGACTCTGTGTATGACGGATCATCAGCTGAAAGGTCGACATTATTTTGGTCTTCTCATCCTTTTACCAACTGATATAAGGTTTTAgatttttaaggttttatttaaaacaaagaagcaGAACACATCAGCAGTAGGAAAGAAGGACGTTGTTCAGATGAAATTAACAATAACTCAAAGTCAGTATAATCATAGCCATTAAATATCAGTGTTCTCCCGGAGCTACTTGAGTGGTCTGATACAGCAGCTCCTAATCACTGCTGAGTAGTCTCTCTTATGTTTCCTTTTGTACTACATGGTATAACTGTGTAAATACTTATCTTTAACTTATTGATGAACCATGGACTCCAAACCTGctctttttgcactttttacttctttttttttaaccttagatttgtagttattttatgtatattattaaCAAATTATTGTCTTATGTATAAATGTCAGTGTCAATCTACCCATTTCATTTGCTTCTTAATCTCCACTCCCCCCTTTGCTCTAACATGTCAATTTCCTGTTGTGGGATGGACAAAGGGATTTCTGATTCATGAATTAAAGGATCTCTGGAATCCTCAATGCCTAAGATTTTCAATCCTTGTGTTTTCACTCTTCatttcttccctctctccctccggTAGACTGACGAAGGGCCTGGGCCAGCTGACAGACGGCACCTGGGGTCTGGATGATTTTCTGCACAGCCACATATATGGCATGTGGCCAGGGTACGACTACCTGGGCTGGAACAACAAGAGCCTCCCCAAAGGTTACGTGGAGATGATCTTTGAGTTCGACCGCGTCCGAAACTTCACTTCCATGAAGGTGAGGAGGAGTCAGGGGACAGTAAACAGTTTCATCGTGAAAAGtggaataattaaagaaaatgcTGAGCCAGCATCATTCTGTGTCGGGCAAGCACACATCTCCTAAAGCTGCTGTAGATTTTATTGAgacataaaatgtataaaagtaaaataccCCTGCAGtttgaaattatattttcagtttaattgGACTATTTTTCATGGGTACGTGCTGTGGTAGGGACCAGATTTCATTGGCCACACGCAGGCCCCCAATCTTACGTTAATAAGGACCAATCAATcaatacaatttaattaaatataccCCTTTCACAAATTACAAATTTGTGAAAGGGCTTTACAACACCATACTACACCCTCTATAAGACCCTTGCAGTGTAACgtgaaaaaaatggaaaaagataaTATATTTACAACATAGACAGCCCAAATTTGatcatgtgtatatatatatatacagtggggcaaaaaagtatttagtcagccaccaattgtgcaagttctcccatttaaaaagatgagagatgcctgtaattttcatcataggtacacttcaactatgagagacagaatgggggaaacaatccaggaaatcacattgtaggatttttaatgaattaattggtaaattcctctgtaaaataagtatttggtcacctacaaacaagcaagatttctggctctcacagacctgtaacttcttctttaagaggcccctctgtcctccactcgttacctgtattaatggcacctttttgaactcgttatcagtataaaagacacctgtccacaacctcaaacagtcatactccaaactccactatggccaagaccaaagagctgtcaaaggagaccagagacaaaattgtagacctgcaccaggctgggaaaactgaatctgcaataggtaagcagcttggtgtgaagaaatcaactgtgggagcaattattagaaaatggaagacatacaagaccactgataatctccctcgatctggggctccatgcaagatctcacaccgtggggtcaaaatgatcacaagaacggtgagcaaaaatcccagaaccacacggggggacctagtgaatgacctgcagagagctgggaccaaagtaacagaggctaccatcagtaacacactacgccgccagggacttaaatcctgcagttccagacgtgtccccctgcttaagccagtacatgtccaggcccgtctgaagtttgctagagggcatttggatgatccagaagaggattgggagaatgtcatatggtcagatgaaaccaaaatagaactttttggtaaaaactcaactcgtcgtgtttggaggagaaagaatgcagagttgcctccaaagaacaccatacctactgtgaagcatgggggtggaaacatcatgctttggggctgtttttctgcaaagggaccaggacaactgatccgtgtaaaggaaagaatgaatggggccatgtatcgtgagattttgagtgaaaacctccttccatcagcaagggcactgaagatgaagcgtggctgggtctttcagcatgacaatgatcccaaacacaccgccagggcaacgaaggagtggcttcgtaagaagcatttcaaggtcctggagtggcctagccagtctccagatctcaaccccatagaaaatctttggagggagttgaaagtccctgttgcccagcgacagccccaaaacatcactgctttagaggagatatgcatggaggaatgggccaaaataccagcaacagtgtgtgaaaaccttgtgaagacttacagaaaacgttggacctctgtcattgccaacaaagggtatacaacaaagtattgagatgaacttttgttattgaccaaatacttattttccacaataatttgaaaatgaattctttaaaaatcctacaatgtgattttctggatttttttttctcattttgtctctcatagttgaggtatacctatgatacaaattacaggcctctctcatcgttttaaatgggagaacttgcacaattggtggctgactaaatacttttttgccccactgtatatatatataaaaataaaagaagataaaTCCAGGTGGATTTCAACATTCTTCTTTTACCCAGCTGTGCTACAGTAAATGATGAATGCCACTTTACATTACCTACATTACCTATGCAAATCAACTTAAACTCAAGGACATTTCATCATTTAGATTCTGGGGCTGGGGCTGGGGATCGAACCACTGACCCTTTTACAATCTGATTGGTAGACACACATTAACCCCTAGCCACCACAATTGATCAAAATGTACAAAGggatatgtatatatatgggGATAGGTATAGTACGGTGGCCAACAGTTGCAAACACGctacaatggcccaaaacacaTCCATTAGAAGAAACGCGCTCCAGCgccaaaaacaattcaaataaaacaaaacatgtgctACAACACATTAGGAAAATTAGGAAACGTCTTCTAAAacttgacaaaaaatgtgtagccttaagaaaacattcaccaaatTAAGGGAAACAAGCAAAGTACACTGCAAGAAGCTAAAAACACGATGGAAACGGGGACACTGAAAAGTGATGCACaaagctgggaccggagcgcatgttgttgatgttctggGAATTAGTGTTAGCCGACTGTCACTGGACATTTTCATCGGCTTATTTTGACAATGTGACTGCATGACTCCTTAAGATATTACTAGGTTAGCAAGGTTAGTAAGCTTACAGCAGATTTGCAATAATATCAGACTAACAGAAAGCACTGTGTGCATTTCCTCAAGTTGATGAATAATGTCCTATCTGCATAACCACTAGTTTATTACACTAACACATTCAATATGCATCTGTGTCACATCACTACTTTAGCTTAcctgaaaatacacaaacacaagctcATCACTGCATCATGGCCTCAAACTGTTGGTTAGGACTAATAACTGATGCCTTTACCTCTTTTGCATTTCACCTAAAGGACCCCTGAGATGCCCTCTGTGACTGTCTGAGATTTAGTCCTTGACTTCAACCTATATTATCGTTGGCATTGCACATGAACATACAGAACATCATAAAATTACAGgttgatgaaataaaacaaagctacaaagtgctttaaagtgttttatatttgaatatgagAATATGTTGTGTATCTAAAGTCTATGGTTTGAATGTTGTACTAATCAAATGATAACTTAACAATTGGTACAGAAAAAATTGACATATCCCGCCTCCACCTCTACAGGTCCACTGTAATAACATGTTCAGTCGAGGCGTGAGGATGTTCCGACAGGCCACCTGCTACTTCCGTTCGGGATCGGACTGGGAGTCTGACCCGGTGACATTCAGGCCTGAGGTGGACCGCATAAGCCAAGGCGCCCGTTTTATCACCGTGCCCCTCGGCGACCGCACAGCCAGCGCCATCAAATGCCGTTTCCACTTCAGTGACGTGTGGATGCTGCTCAGTGAGGTGGCCTTCCAGTCAGGTGAGATGTGAAGTCCTCTCTGAGTATAATATCAGTGATATCTGATACTTCCGCATTAAAATGTCTTGAAAATGGCTAGACTTTTGGTAAAGATGTTGTTGAAATGGAGTTTTATTCCAAAGGCTTCCAACTGTATTCAAACTCAAGATATTGGTCAGTTTTTATCCAGTTTTAAgtcaaatgttttgataaacTTACAAATTTTATTAACTTAAAACAAACTGAATCTTTCTAAAAAAATTGTTTCGACGGAAGAAGACCTCTAGGGATAATTCGGCTCTTGGTTAAAATCTCCTACACATGTACATCTTACACTTTCAGAGAAAAAGctggaaaaacatttctggCAACTTGGCTCGCAGCCCATGGGACATCCCTTATCAGCAGAGCAGCGTCCAAAGAACATAATTCTTTATGGGAAACTactgtttttaatagttttgctgttttttaatcagcaaatctgtttgttttggacaGAAGGAGACCTCTAGGGATAATTCGACTTTTGGTTAAAATCTCCTCCACGTCTGGATCTTACGTTATCAGAGAAACAGCTTGACTTACATTAGTGCTAACCTGGCTCGCAGCGCATGGGACATCCCTTATCTGCAGAGCAGCATCGGAGAAACACAAATTTGTATTtgaaactgctgtttttaatagttgtttccattttaatcagcaaatctgtttgttttggagaggaggagacctCTGGGAATAATTCAGCTCTTGATTAAAATCTCCTGCACGTCTGGTTCTTACATTATtagacaaaaaactgaacaaacaTTAGTGAGAACTTGGCTTGCAGCCCATGGGACATCCCTTCTATGCAGAGCAGGATTGGATAAACACtgattttaatgtgaaaatgttttgttcagtgtctgtttgcttttgaaagGAGATCTCTGGGGATAATTCGGCTTATGATAAATCCTCTTAAACGGTAAACAATGAAGAAATCCTAACCTGAAGCTGACTTCCATGACAGCAATGAACGCCTTAtaatttgttattgtttggatTGAGAGACCCCAAGTGGCACCATATGACATATTGTGCTTTTACCTGCCAGCATGTTTACTGCACCATTCCTCCTCCCTAACCTTCCTTCCCCTttatctctccttctctttctttttcactcaGGCTCAGCCGTGTACAACACATCTCTGACGTCTCGCAAACATGGACACCCTACAAACCTACTGCCAGGTCAGACACTAAACCCCTTtaggatttgttttctttaagtaatGTTTGTAATTTGAAGGGTCTTTCAAGCAGGGGAGAGAACTGTTGGCATGAGGGAGTGCAGTCTGATTTGATATATAGCTGCTGGGAAGTGATGTggtggaaaacaaaacacaggtCGAATATAATCTTCATTCACCtacaaatataatttttaaaaattacatATTTAGAGAATATTCAAGGTTTATCTAAATCAAGCTGGGAGTGTTATGTGTTCTGTTGTTGGTGTCATACATAATGCTATGATATATAGtgatttatttaagttttaaagTGTAATTTAGTTTcaagttgaaataaaatgttctctgGTGTAACAGTGCCCCCTGCTGATAGGATCtgaaatcatcttttttttcttttgccattgtcattattattattccacattaaaatacaaagaaataaaaccagcaacaacagaaaacagataTGACAACaatgctaaaataaataattcaaatgaaagacACTGACTGACATGACATCACgtcagtaaaacaaatacagtaaatacaaatatatactcATAATGGTGATGTCAATACCTATAATGACttaaaaataaggaaatacatggggaaaaaaaggaaaaaaacaacaataaatacaacgaaaataatgataaatgtaAAGATTACTTTCCCTCGCTGTTCAATATTCAGGACATATCCTCATTTTCCAttattacaacaaaaaaaaaggaggctCCCAAATCAAATTAAAGGCTTCCCATATCTAAGGATTCTTTTTTAAGAGAGCCAGGAAGACATCTGCCAGAAATAAATGTCACTTCTGTTTCTGTAGCTTCAATGAAATGTGAAGCAGATTATGCAATGATAATGTACTGTTAATAAGATTCAATAACTCAAACTCCTCTGGTTTGTTAGGAGAGGATCCGACTCATAAAGTGGACGACAGCAACACCAGGATCCTGATTGGATGCTTGGTGGCTATCATTGCAATCTTATTGGCTATCATCGTCATCATCCTGTGGAGGCAGGTCTGGCAAAAGATGCTTGAAAAGGTGAAAAGGgagtattttatttcttcattcaGTTTGTTTGAGACCAAACAGATCAATAAGAGGTCTAGGTTgtatttcttattgtttttataagACAGCTGAATGGGCTGGAATTGACTGCCGTCACATGGAAGTCGATTTCAAGCAGGCGGACAAAGCCATCAGCAGCCTATGGTATATTGACATTAAATACACTTTCACTAAGTCCCCTAGGTAGTGATCTGGAGACAAAAGCATAACATATTTCTTTATGTATGCATCACACTGTCATCCCATGCTTTAAATGAGGGATTCCACACATATCCCACGTCTTTTTTTATGTGCAGGTAgaattgttgttattgtcaacCTCACTAGCTTTGGTTCTTGCACACATGGTCTTGCCATAGTTCCATCAGTTCCTCTAAATCCTTAAAGGTTTGTGAATTTGAGGGCAAAAAAATTATTGCCTTTagaatttgagaaaaaacataGGTTTGGGtcattcaaagtgctttaaattGCTTTTGCACAACAATAGaaattggattttatttatattattatcaaattgtacttatattatatataagtttattatatatgatattaGTAAATAGGCTGTGTTCTTCTGTCTGCATATGTCTCCGCACCTGCCTCAAGAAATCACATGTGGGCATCAGTGATCGTTGAATGACCTGAGTTCAGCAGcataaaacagagagaaagctaatgttagcaatgCAATTTTGTCCTTAAAAAGTCCTTGAGTATGATGCTTTAAAGGTTGGGAACCCTTTCAGTTACAACAAATGCTTATCTCCAAGAattccctcctttttttaacaaatctgtCACCCAACACTGATGTCCCGTTACAACGTACCTCCACTTTCTCTCCTACAGGCCTCCCGTCGCCTGCTGGACAATGAACTCTCAGCTCGCCTGGCGGTGCAGACACGGgccttctcctccctccactCCTCTCTGACCAGCGATAGCGGCTCCACCTCCAATTCCACCTATGAGAGAATATTCCCCCTGTGCTCCGACTACCAGGAGCCTTCCCGCCTGATTCGGAAACTCCCAGAGTTTGCTCAGTCCATGGAACATCTCGGTAAGATCTGGCACAATGCATAAATAGGGGAGACTGGGGACGGTGTAACACTTTTTGCATTTCTCTCTGTTACTCAGAAAATAGCCTATCTAGCAAAACCATCAAACTAACATATGTCTGCTAGCTAGCCCTACCATTTAAAGATTATTACATATACCGATCACAGTATATTTGAATGGTAAAAAGATGGTCTTGCGACTGACCCCATCCCTGGGACAGTTGCAACACACATCCAGATGGTTGCAACACTTTTAgattttttctcatttactcATAGCCAAGTAGGTCTAGAGTCTAGACCAACAAAACGTttgtatattacattttttatataattattgataACATTTAAAGATAGCATATCGttcacaatatatatatatgtatatatatatatgtatatttgaaaggaagaaaaaggaagatgtTGCAAGTGACCTCAAATCTGGGACAGTTGCAACACACATTAGGGTTTATGCAAcactttttgctttctttttgtccCATATTAAACTTAAATATGTCCGCATATTACCAATACTACTTTAAGATGACATATCTTCTGCAATATgaattttgaagaaaaagacAGTGAGATGACCCCAACCCTGGGACGGTTGCAACAGTATTTGCTTTTCTCTCCGTAACTCAGAGACCATTCAGTCTAGACCAAACATATGTCTGCTAATTACCCATACCTTTTAAGATGATATAGCACccacaaaatacaatatatttgaaaggaaaacatttatgCAATGACCCCAAGCTTTGGATGGTTCCAAGACATCAGGGACGTTTTgcaacatgttaactgcagagGTCACATGTAGCTGTATACTATAGTGCATctgtctccaacacgtcgctcgcgagctaccagtacaaaacgcaaaaaggccttcactgatggcagtgttgtaaaggaggccatgaccgcggtggctgaaacgttattcaaggaccatgaatgtaagacagaaatattgtctgcttttgctgatgtacaacttggtgcaaatacaatggcaaggagagtgtctgcactggctgtggatgcgggaagacagttggaaactgacattaacaggtgtaaacggttttctattcagctggatgaatctgttgacgcgagcgatacagcccagctggctgttttcatccgcatggtttttgatgatttcactgcgcatgaagagtttttgactttactttcattgaaaactacaacaaggggagtcgatatttacaatgctgtgaagaactacttcacggaacagaagatccctattgaaaagctggtgtcaataaccactgacggagtaccagcgatgacaggtcgtcactctgTATTTATTGCCCAatgcaaagcagacccggagtttccgccatttctggcctaccattgcataattcaccaacaggctttatgcgcgaaggtcatgggatttgaacatgtcatggagccggttgtcaagattatcaactccatcagagcaaaggctaagcaacacatgaccttcaagcaattcctggaggaatgcactgtggcctatggagatttcctgctccacactgacatcagatggctcagtaagggtaaagtactgcaacttttcttttccttgctgggtgaaatcaagattttcttggaagagaggggggaggacaccaccttgttatctgatgcagtgtgggtccttgatcttgcgtttttgacagatgtaactgagaaaatgaataacttgaacgtacagttgcaaggtaaagagaaagacgtctgcaacatgatcagtgctgttaacgcgttcagcgcaaaactggcctttttcatccagcagttgaaggccaaaagattccagcatttcccctctgtcacaaaggttttggaaacccatgcaggggtagctgatgctttgaacacagagaagtactgtgacctcttgatcaagcttggccaggagtttgcagacaggttcagagactttgagaggcttgagccctgtgtgacattaattgccaacccattcatgaatgtggacatttgtcagatttctgggcagatggcagacctttcCTGTATtgatcctgtggaaatggaaatggaacttttaaacctccaaaacgacatacagctgaaatctcaacagcatgctgaacatttctggagcttggttgagccagaaaactataagaatctgtgtcaagcagctctgaagacagctgctttgtttgggtctacatacctctgtgaatcttctttttctgacatgaatgtcatcaaatctaagttcagaacaagactgacagatgaacatttgaaagactccataagagtgaacctaagtgggtatattccagcatacagctctcttgttgtctccatgcagtgccaggtatctcactaactaaaggtgcttgactgaatatgtaggctagtgaataaatgactgaaagtgtgatgtggacaaagttaagaagttataattgttcaacatcaatagtagcctatgtgatttcaaaggtgtgagttatgttttgacaaagtgtcagtgttttgtaaatgttatgaaaaaaatgtgagtttaatgtgttttatagtttgaacagataaagaaatgcatatgctgatgagttcaatttgggctatgtttcacacaaagtgtgagtattagaggtcagtgttttgtaaatgttatgcaaaaaatgtgagtttatcagtgatagctgaaaagaaagaaatgcatagacatgcatactgacacatatttagttacatttctgtattttgacagagtgtgagtattggctgccaatattttgaaaatgttcatgcaaaaaaaatatgttgttgaaaagagaaagaaatgttttgacgtgcatactttgagtttaatttgagtattaatgttcttacacaaatagtgagtgttggatgtatgttccgtatatgcttgtgccaaacgaaaccttattcagggatttagatacgtgtgaataaatgttacacatgatataaaacacaagtagctctccgtaattttttttctttagaggtagctctcagaggggaaaaggttggagacccctgctgtagtgtgtgtgtgtgtttgtgtatgcccTGCATCAGGACCCAGCATCTCCTCCAGAGCCCTGGCATCCAGCGGGTTGGACGGGGCCCCCCACTATGCGGAGGCGGACATCATCAGCCTCCAGGAGTCGGCAGACAGCTACTCCATAGCAGCCGTCAACATGAATCTCTTCGCTGGCACCGATTCCTCCATGAGAGAGTTCCCCAGACACAAGCTCACCTTCAAGGAGAAACTGGGAGAGGGCCAGTTTGGAGAAGTACTTCTGTTGCTTTAATGTTTCTTGGCATGGATTTGGttgtttaaatacataaaattaTTCAGAATGTTTATCCCTGTCCACTAACGTCATGTTGATATATCTTTAAAGCTCTCATATGAAAGATGAGTGATAGCGTGGTAAAAGCATGAAACTAAAGTACATGCTGACAAAAAGGCAACACTAAGTGGTATTAAACTGACAATTTTGAGTGGTGCCAAGTGGGAGAAGGACTaacaaagtgctttttaaaacagGTGCACTTGTGTGAGGCCGAGGGCATGCAGGACTTTTTGGATGAGGATTTGTCCATAGAGGGAAACAATGAGTCCCCTCTGCTGGTCGCTGTGAAAACACTGAGGGAAGATGCCAACAAGAATGCAAGGTAAAAGCATATCAAAATAAACATATCTACAGTGAGTGTTTCAACCTTAGGATGAACTTGGTAAACAACCGGGGGAAAAATCAACTAGTTGGATTTTAGTAAACTAGAGGATTTATAGACAAGGCCTTGTAACAATATTTCACTGTGAATAAAcaatcacatttacattttccatgaacgaaaaaatacaaaaatgtttgtgtgtcgATGTAGTTCTGAAAGAGACATACAATTGGAATTCGGAAAGTCACactttgaaaaaatattttacaaaaatgacaTAGGCTCgctcaaaatatatatatacattaagcATGTGTAGGCCTAAAAGgtaaggaacattttaaataattgtaaaaattaattaaattaattagtgttaaatcaaattattttaaaagaaaagagaaaaaacctATTTAGTGTGCCTTAaactatttgtatttgttgtaacaggtttaaaatgatgttattgtCACAACCTTAGTCAATGAAGCAAGAAATTACAATAGTTTTTCCCGCTGTACTGCAGGAATGACTTCCTGAAGGAGATCCGGATCATGTCCCGCCTGAGGGACCCTAACATCGTCCGTCtgctggcagtgtgtgtggacaCGGACCCGCTGTGTATGATCACAGAGTACATGGAGAACGGAGACCTGAACCAGTTCCTCTGCATGCTGCGACTGAAGGAGTCCGCTGATGAGGACAAGTCAAGGCCGGAGGAAAAGGAGGGGGAGAGTATGGTCAGGTGGGCTCATACTTTAACAATACATTATAATTTACTGTTCAACTGACCTCTTGCTAGCAGAGAACTCTCAGATTCacagtttctttattttctcttttatttttaactgaattctTACGACATCcttgattcattttattaatattaacatt contains these protein-coding regions:
- the LOC134865390 gene encoding discoidin domain-containing receptor 2-like; its protein translation is MKVMKVQQMSHHVVFIMLAAAVQCQVNPEMCRYPLGMTGGQIQDEYISASSHWSESTAARFGRLDLDNGDGDGAWCPDIMSEPDGLKEYLQVDLRSLHFITLVGTQGRHADGMGNEFAQRYRIKYSRDGSNWVGWHDRKGRQVIEGNRNAYDVVLKDLEPPIIARYVRFMPVTDHSMIVCMRVELYGCQWLDGLMSYSIPEGHQMIYRGLDVYFNDSVYDGSSAERLTKGLGQLTDGTWGLDDFLHSHIYGMWPGYDYLGWNNKSLPKGYVEMIFEFDRVRNFTSMKVHCNNMFSRGVRMFRQATCYFRSGSDWESDPVTFRPEVDRISQGARFITVPLGDRTASAIKCRFHFSDVWMLLSEVAFQSGSAVYNTSLTSRKHGHPTNLLPGEDPTHKVDDSNTRILIGCLVAIIAILLAIIVIILWRQVWQKMLEKASRRLLDNELSARLAVQTRAFSSLHSSLTSDSGSTSNSTYERIFPLCSDYQEPSRLIRKLPEFAQSMEHLGPSISSRALASSGLDGAPHYAEADIISLQESADSYSIAAVNMNLFAGTDSSMREFPRHKLTFKEKLGEGQFGEVHLCEAEGMQDFLDEDLSIEGNNESPLLVAVKTLREDANKNARNDFLKEIRIMSRLRDPNIVRLLAVCVDTDPLCMITEYMENGDLNQFLCMLRLKESADEDKSRPEEKEGESMVSYSKLIGMAVQIASGMKYLSSLNFVHRDLATRNCLVGKNYTIKIADFGMSRNLYRGDYYRIQGRAVLPIRWMSWESILLGKFTMASDVWAFGVTLWEIMTLCKKQPYSQLSDEQVIENTGEFFRDQGKQVYLPKPLCCPDRVYNDLMLSCWRRNAKQRPSFQDIHTQLMESLA